One Coprobacter fastidiosus genomic window, GGAACGGAAAGTTTAATAGAATTTTCGACAAAATTTAATTGTGATTCTACTCCTAAATTCATCGTTATAATAGTCTATTATTTAAAAGAGATATTAAAGGTAGATAACATAAATATGAGTGCAATTTATACTTGTCTGAATGAATTAAATATTAGGATACCATCAGCATTGAATACTGTAATAAATAACACTAAAAACAGAAATGGTTGGCTTGAATATGATAGTTTAGAAGACATTGATTTATCAATAAAGGGGCGAAATGCAATTAAATTTGACTTGCCTAAAAAAGATAATTAAAAATGGAGAAAAAACTTGATGATTTTATTAGTAATTTAGAAGGATTTGAAAACTTTTCATTGAGTGAACAAATAGATACATTCGCATATTTTATATTAATCAATCAGAAATACGATGGTTTTATTGCTAAAGAGATTGCATTATGTTTTCATCTTCTTCGTTTAAAGCCTCATACCAATATCCCTTATTATTTATCATCTAACTCAAAAGATAAAAACAGCAAGTTTATTAAACAAAATGGGAAATATTATATTCAAAGGACTTTTAAGCAAAAATTAGATGAAAGATTCGGCTCTCCTGTATTACCCGCAAAGGTTACTTCCGAGTTTTTCCCAATAGATCTGTTATTAAACACACGTGGATATCTTGTCAACGTTGCAAATCAAGCTTTAGCTTCATATAATAAAGGAATATATGATGGGTGTTCTGTACTTACCCGTAAACTTATTGAGATATTAATTATTGAATGTTTCGAAAAACATTCAATAGAAAATCGAATAAAAAAAAGTGATGGCTCTTTTTATTTCTTAAGTGATCTTATTACAGAACTTCTAAAAGACCCAAAATGGAATATAACAAGAAATGCAAAACAAGCATTTCCTAAAATAAAGAAAATAGGAGATATGTCTGCACATAATCGACGTTATGTTGCTTTAAAAGCTGATTTAGATTCTATAAAAGATGATATACGAATAGTTATAGGAGAGTTAATTCATCTTATTGATTATCCTAACTGGAAATAAGTCATAATCAAATAAAGAACATTATTATATAGAAGTGATAAAGATCTGTTATATAAGTTTTAAATAAAAGCATTTTTTACTCTTGTAAAATCAATAAAAATAACTATCTTTGTATTAGTATTCTACATGATGAAAACTACTGCAAAAGTGTGCAAAAAATAAGTAGGAAAAATCATGGGATATGCTTGAAGCTAAAAATATAAAGTTTTAAATATCAGCGTGGTAACTCTCTTTGGAGAATCCCAGGCGGATCACCAGAAAATCAGAGAGTTATACCAAAGTAACTCTCTTTTTTTACGCTCAAATTGCGTTGGTTTACATGGTTCAGTTAAACCGAGAGTTAAACCAAGAATGAATATAAATGCCACGATAGGCGATTATATGAGAAACTAAGAATCAATGAATCATGGATATACTTGACAATAAATCTCCGCAAATGGGTTCATTTTTATGACTTTGAATGAGCTTTCAGATACCATTCAACAAACCCTGCAAAATCAAACACCGCACCTTAATGACGAAAAGGACCTCACTAACCGATAGGTTTACCAATTCTTGCGCATCTCATCTTGTACCCTCCAAAACTAAAGGGACACAGGGAAAATACCATTTATCAGACTGAAAAAGAAGGTTCTATAATAAGGAATCAAATATACTTACTTTTTTATAGAATCTAATAACTTAGGAATTTCATCATAATCTTCAAACCAAATAATGTTTGTTCCCAAACTTGACATCATCATCTCTTGAATAACATGATGAGTTTGTATTATTTTATTGGCAGATATTATATCTATTCTCTCCTTATTTTCCTCATCTATAAGATTATCATTGCTTAACCGTTGCATAAAAACATAATGTCGATTATTCTTAGAATGCTTTTGAGCTGCAATTTCTAATAAACGACGTAAATTAGGGTCACTTAGTGACAATCCAATCATTAAACAGTTATTTTCACGTAACGTTGCTAATTGGACAAGATTAGACCAATGGTAAGGCTCTGAATAAACCTTATGATATGCTTCCTCTGAAAAGATTAAAGAAACATCTTTTTCAATATCTCCTCTACTTGAAATAAAACCATGCACATGATATATAGGCAGCTCGTCTGAATCATGTTGCTCTTCATCCTTATATATCGTTTTATATTCCAGCTTTACTTTGTCTAAATATTCTTCGACTAAGTCATCAAAATTATATGTAATTACAGATTTAATTTTTGCACCACTTCTTTTTGGGGTACATAAATTTATAATCGCATCCATCAATGGTGACGGTTTTTTCGGTGAATCATAGAGAGCTTTTTTTACAGCTGTTATAAAATGTACATCATTATCTTTTTGAGATAATCCTGCTTTCAGATAACGAGCCGCTGCTAAGGTTGAGCTGTTATTAATTTCAATAAATTTCTTCGTAATAGACTGAAGAGTTTCATCTGCTACAACATCATTATTGAAAACCTTATTAACAAAATTAGCATATAAAGAGTTTAATAAAGTCCTCCAGTTTGGGAAACCTGCACTGCAAGATACGCCAGCACCTAAAAGCAATGACATATTACCTTTTTTATATGCTTTCTTTATTTCATTGAGGATATCTAATCTTGACTTTTTCCAATCATCACTACTTTTTCTTATTTCATTTTCTATATCTAACTTAAACAAGCTATTCACAATAGACTCTATAGCGTCAGCATTTTCCTCTATTAATTCATCTATTTTCTTATTATCCCAGAAAATAATTTTGGGGGATTTGTTTGTTATCTCTTTATAACGTACTCCTATTGAAGGGCTAAGGCAAATAATAATAATATATTTAATAGGAGACGTATGTAACAATTCCGTAAATCGCTTTAACATAGAGTTCATCATCGTACAGTTCATCTGATGAACATACTTTATCTCAAAGCCAATCGGACCATCATAAATATCTATACCCGTTTCA contains:
- a CDS encoding SIR2 family protein, producing MYIENIINRINNANKSRSGFYFELLIQNLLKLHFSKQGKNFITDFQIGKIRLDGYIETGIDIYDGPIGFEIKYVHQMNCTMMNSMLKRFTELLHTSPIKYIIIICLSPSIGVRYKEITNKSPKIIFWDNKKIDELIEENADAIESIVNSLFKLDIENEIRKSSDDWKKSRLDILNEIKKAYKKGNMSLLLGAGVSCSAGFPNWRTLLNSLYANFVNKVFNNDVVADETLQSITKKFIEINNSSTLAAARYLKAGLSQKDNDVHFITAVKKALYDSPKKPSPLMDAIINLCTPKRSGAKIKSVITYNFDDLVEEYLDKVKLEYKTIYKDEEQHDSDELPIYHVHGFISSRGDIEKDVSLIFSEEAYHKVYSEPYHWSNLVQLATLRENNCLMIGLSLSDPNLRRLLEIAAQKHSKNNRHYVFMQRLSNDNLIDEENKERIDIISANKIIQTHHVIQEMMMSSLGTNIIWFEDYDEIPKLLDSIKK